The Dioscorea cayenensis subsp. rotundata cultivar TDr96_F1 chromosome 25, TDr96_F1_v2_PseudoChromosome.rev07_lg8_w22 25.fasta, whole genome shotgun sequence DNA segment GCTTTCCAGCTCATGCATTGAaggtcaaaattttaattaatttcataaaaatcaaCTTCAATAACATTATATTAAAGCGTCAGTATATAGATACATGATCatattcatatgttttattgACATCTAATTAAAAGTATCATTAAAATGGAAATTAGAAGATTAATGCTTTTCAGAGTGAGAATGATCACTTACAATCAATTTGGAGATCATCAAGTGGTGAAGCACATGGCTAGAGGTATCCTCAAGTATCCTAGCTAGGAAGCTTTTCAcaagcaaaaaataaacaagttgTGAGGATTCATAGATAGTGCTTGTCGATATcatctatttattaaaattgatcACAAGTCCGAAACCTAGCTAAAGGAAAACTACAAGCATGCATGTCTCATGAGATTTTTCCTTGCAGGCAAATTAACAGAAAGaagacatgcatgcatgtaataTTTCCTCCTAAGTGTAATCTAGCTGTTTTCATCAATTCTAAAAGCAATGGAAGATATGTATAGCTAGCAAGCAGTAAAGTGAATATGATCAATTGTGAAACAAGCATATTTAGAGCAACTAGACTGGCAGTGTATAATGTGTtatgtgtgtgcatatatatatatatatatatatatatatcttgtctAATAATTACCAGCAGTTTTATGAAGCatatatgtatagatgtatatataataatttgatcATCATATTAAGTGAAGTATGACTTATATAGACCAACAAATTAACAAAACTTTTTTCATGTAATTAAGAATAGCCTCTGTGTTTCTCTCTCTGTCTGAGATGTCACATCAGTCGGCCAACATGAGTAATTCAAAGACAAAGTAACTTTTGAAAGCACTAACCGTGTGTGACTAGGAGTCTAGGACATTAATATTCCCATGGATGCTACTGGTTGACGCGCCACCTTAATTGGATTTCTATTTAAGGATGCCTCATGCCTTCATCTCCATTTACATCCAAACCATTCTCTTCCTCTATCTCCTCCTTACCCTACCCTCTGGCTGATTCCTTTGATTCTAATAATATTCCTCAATGATCTCCATGGAAGAAGCTCAGCAAAGTACAAGCTGTCAGAAGATTGGATTCTCTCCATGGTGGATGTTCACTTTCTTCATTACTATCCTAAAAAAGCTTCATGCAAAGGTGGCAAGGCTGTTCACAAAGCTGAAGAAGATTGCTGAAGATGATCCAAGAAGAGTCTATCATTCTTTTAAAGTAGGATTAGCACTCACGTTGGTCTCTATCTTCTACTATGTCACCCCACTCTTCAATGGTTTTGGATCATCATGCATGTGGGCAGTCCTAACAGTAGTGGTGGTCATGGAATTCACTGTTGGtaagcattaattaattaaaacctcattaattataatcatattggtatatatatttatcatcatGCAGAATAATTATATAACTCTTTTTCTAGAAATAAAACTCATTAACACTTGATGATCAGGTGCAACATTAGGCAAAGGTTTAAACCGAACTTTAGCGACGGTGCTTGCCGGCTCATTAGCACTTGGAGCTCATCACTTAGCAGACCTTTGTGGGGAGAAAATGGAACCAATACTTCTAGGAATTCTAGTATTCATCCTAGCTTCAGCTGCCACATTCTCAAGATTCATACCAAGAGTGAAGAAGAGATATGATTATGGTGTAACTATATTCATACTGACATTCAGCTTGGTGGCAGTGTCAAGCTATAGAGTTGATGAGGTAATACCATTGGCTCATCAAAGAGCTTCCACCATTGCTGTTGGTGTGGCTACCTGTCTTTGCACCACCTTCTTTGTTTTCCCAGTCTGGGCTGGTGAAGATCTCCACAAGTTAACTGCCACCAACCTTGAAAAGCTTGCATGCTTCTTACAAGGTATGCATGTATCTATCTATCTGAGGGTGAAACGTACCACACatgcatgcattatatatatatatatatatatatataattattaatatgtttttgtAGGGTTGGGAGATGATTACTTCCAAGATAAAGCTAAAAAGGAGAACAAGGTGGGGGAGAAGAAGGATTACTTCCAAAGTTATAAGAGTGTTCTTAATTCGAAGCCAACGGAGGAATCTCTGGTGAGTTTTTGTGAATATGAGATTTGTTAGGGACTTGCATGTAAAGAAGGGGAaataaagttaattaatttttgtaaattttcagGCTAATTTTGCAAAATGGGAACCGGGTCATAACGGATTCGGGTTTCGTCACCCGTGGAATCAGTACCTTAAAATCGGAGCTTCGACCCGACGATGCGCTTATTCAACCGAGGCTCTTAGTGCGTTCTTAACCGCATGCGACTCTAAACCCAAACCCGATCCGAACGATGAAGTGAGAACTAAGATACGATCCGCTTGTGCCGAAATGAGCTCCGAATCCGCTAAGGCCTTATCGGATCTTGCAAGCTCCATCCGAACAATGTCGGCTCCCACGTTGGCGCGCCAGCACATGGCTGCGGCTTCAGCCGCCGCCGAGAAGCTGAAAGCCGTGTTATTGAACGACAGCGGCTCGGTGGCTGAGATAGTACACGTGGCGACCATCGGAGCTATATTGGTGGAGATCGTGAACTGTGAGCACGAGATAGTGGGAACGGTGGAGGAGCTGGCTCGGCTCGCCGGTTTTAGGAGAGCCGAAGCCGTTAATGAAGCTCCCGTGAAGCCGGGAAACGAAGAGCAATGCCCTTCTGTGGTTATCACTATTGtgtaattttattcttttattttagatttgatAAATagttattcaataaaaataaagtctTATTTACATGTCTTTTGTTAaactttttaatataataataatcatcaacaaCCTAAGGCTCtaagtgttttttattatataatgtttCTGTATTGTTTCGCTACTGTagctttgtgtttgttttgtattatatttttgcaCTTTTATaatgttcattatgttttttaatctatttagttcatccaattttttattattaataataataataataataataataataataattttttattgttagaaGGTATAGCGCggatataataattacataagtTAACACTccctatgttttgatttttggagGATAAAATAATTCttccaatgaaaaaaaatgtattttttaattaaagaagaagaacatgtaaattaaaacatttaaataattatttctatcCGAATTTTATTAGTATTGATAAAGGCGGTGTAAGTGCAATATATTCTTCTTTCTCACAaatagagaatttttttaatattttcatttgttcatttatttttttttataagcctCACAATTCACAAGCAATCTTCAATGTTGTGAGAGAAATATGATTCCTCAACTTCTTATTTGATGTGggaaaattttttctttcttttaatatagtgatagtaatatataatattatttttaaagcatATGAAAATTATAGCAGTTCAAGTAGGTCTATGATTTCAAACGGTAATCTTCGCCGATCTTGCTGTTCCTTTGCTTttcaatcttctttttctttttctcttcttcttattttccttgttttgagAGCCTCATCGCTGGTGAGAGACTTTAGTTTATTTGTGTGTTCTTTGTTATGTTTATTCTTTTTGTgagtttgttgtgtttttctattttttttttaataaaattgtgatttatctattttattaataagaaaaactGAACATTATGAGGTGACAAGAATGGGatggaaaaaaaattgcttATTACTTTGCCGTGTTACACATTTTTATCAACCAAATTCTCCAATGTgattatatctttttaaaatgaaaaaaaagagtaGGAAATAAAGTGCTTTATTATGttactcaaatatatatatatatatatatatatatatatataacacaactAAAATCTAATATTTATCAAGTTAGAGCCACCAGTGTTTGGGCAAGAATACATTATCAATGGATGAATCCACATCATCATGTCAGTAGATCTGAGTTACTATcacagagagaaaaaaaaaatcaaacttttccTTGATCAagtatattaaaagaaaaccattgACTATAATAAGGGTCAAAAAATGAGAGCACCACCAGTGATGTAGGACAACAGAGACCACCACCAGTGATGTCAAAACACTCAACAACCCAAAATACCAGAATAAAGAACCTGAAAGGAAGTTTAGGTTAGACCAAAGTGGATCTCGGTGTTGTCCCTCACTAAAAAAGCCTTTTTTTCACATCACCACACTAGCCACATTCTTTCACAATCTTATGAGTTATGATAAGCATGACATTACCATAACTCCTAACCATTGGTTTCAGCTTTGAAGATTCaagttaatattaaaaaaaaacaaacaaacaaacaaacaaacaacagtAAACACCACTTTTGCCTTTTGTGTTAGTCTGATTCTTTTTGTACTCTCTTGTCCTTGGGGTTCAATGTTCATTTTCAGGCCACCATCATACAAGATCTTATTCATTGTGGATGAGAGTCTCCTGTCCTTTCTGTTGCTTTCCACTATGGGAAGTGAGAACTTCTTAGTGTATTGTCCACCTGTGCCACCATTTGGAGATGAGAACAACTCTTGAGACCATGAGCGCTGCTAGAGAATAATGCACTTTAATGTAACAAAATAGAAAACTGAGAAAAGAAAGCATTAcacattgaataaaaaatgaactTGTATATGTAGATTAGTTATTGTCAAAAGTGAGTGAGTATTGGTACACATGGACACATTGCTACAGCTCTGGTATGATCTCGCTTGATGGAAATCTAATTTACAAGTCAAAGATGATCAAACTAACTATTCACAAAAGCCGAAGATGATGACTGGTCTTAATTCTGATTGAAAAAATTTGCTACCATCCGTATACGGGATTCTGAACCTGCGGTGGCAAGAGATGCAAGTCGATGCAATGTTGCTTGTTATAGTCTCTTGTGCCTGGTATGGCTCCGGTAGATAACCTTAGGATCTCGTTCCCTGTGAGACAATAGTGCGCTAGTGCTAATCCACCGTCCACAGCTTCAGACAAACTTGGCATTGAAATTGATTTCCTTATCCTCTTGGAATGTCCGGGATTTGCGGTTGTGTCATTATTGCTTAGCAGAACTTTATCAAGGTCTGAGGTCTGCAGGAATCGTTGAGTGGCAGCCTCCCATGATAAATTGTATCTCTGCTCTGGGGTCAGGGGATGAGGTTCATTTTCCAGTGCTTCTTTCACTCTTGCCACGAAATCCTCTGATGTCTTGTAAGTCAAGCAGTTGGGAAATGCCCTGAAGAACTCATTTGATGGGTGGTCTGCACAGATAACAAACTTTCCCATGGCAAGAGCTTCAGCTGTTGCTGTACAGAGGACATCACTGAGACTGGGGTTTATAAAAACCTTGTACCTGAAAATACAAACGACAAGAGATGATCTTCAGTATGAATATTAACTAAAGATGCAGCCTGAATGTGTACTTTTTATGGCTACCTACCCATGAAGTGAATCATCTGCATGATCCCTTCCCCTAAGGAAGTTAAGATTCAGCTCCAACTTTTTGGCAGCAGATTGTACTTCATGAGAATCCTCGCCGTTTCCATACACATCTAATTTAAAACCTTCCAAATCTTGTTTGTGTTTTGCCAAGAGATCAATCAATTCCCTGTAGCCTTTTGCCCAGACCATCTTACCCAAGAAATATGCCCCTTTGGAAAATGACTGTTGCCCGCCATTTCTCTCAGCTGCTATTTTCTCTCCAATCTTGAGAAACTTGGGGTTCACGCCATGAACATTGCAAATGACCGACTTGGGTAGATCTTGGGTTGCTGCAGAAAGACGAAGAACCTGCATGATTGGCATTCTAACTAGTCAAAACTCAACTAAATGCCTTCTGCTCTTGCTAATTCAGAAAGCAAAATAAGAATGTGCATGGATAGGAAAAATAACAAGCTATACATTAATCCTCAACTTTAACCAGAAAATCTTGACAGCTTCTTTAGCAAATGTAAAAGAAACCAACAGAAGCAATATATTATTGGAGTTTGGAAGTAATACCTTATGGCAGTATGCTCTGGTGACCCAGTTGTTGATGTGCTTGACAAGAAAAGCTTGGAAAGCCCCATATTTTTCCCTCTTGATGTACTCCAAGTAATTTGTGTGGACAACACCAACAACATGGTTAAATTTGTCAGTCCAACGCGTACCATGATGGTACCAGTTTAAATGCTCTGGCTCTTCGAGTATTGCAATATCAGCTTCCTTGGCAGAAATGAATTGCGAAGTGTCCCCAGCAGGTATTATGCTCCGTCTTTCTTTTGAGAACTAAAACCAAATAACAGAGATATTATCATATTCTTAAAATTTCCCATAATAGCACAAACCAAATAATGAACCAAACAAGTACCTTTCCCGGATAAAAGGATATattgaaatcagccttaaaacCAACTCTCTCTTCCACCCAATTACGAATGTAAGTTTCCTGTTCATCTGGAGAGCTAAAAGTCAGGCTGTTAGGATAAACCAACTCCTGATCTGGTTTGCATAGCCAAGGTACCAATAAAGTCACTTTTTGTTTTGCAGATTTCGATAGATATGCTGCTCGAAAAAGAGGATTAACAGCAGTTCCTGTCATCCAGGGAAGACTGGCAGTTGTCACTATTGCAATATGTCTCTTCTCCTCATCAATTTCAGGCTTTGTGAGGTTGGTCCAAAATCCACCTTCATAGTGATGTCCTGTACTTTGCAGTACACTTGCTATCCTCAAGTCAAGTTCATCATGGACATTTTCATTTTGGAGCAAGGGTGTGTCTTGCGCAGAAAGAGAATGTGACATGAGTGGATCTTTCCGTCCACAGCACAAAGCTTCCACTATTTTGTCACAGATATCTGTATGACAGAATTACTCTCATCATGTAAGAATCGCATCACTCCGTTTAAGGCTGAATAATGTTCAAATAATAAACTATAACAATCATTGCTAAACTAGTGTGTGTCACTCCGTTTAAGGCTGAATAGTGTTCAAATAATAAACTATAACAATCATTGCTAAactagtgtgtgtgtgtgtgtgtgtgtgtgttaataAACTACCACAATTCCTGCTAAactagtgtatatatattaccatCCTTAAAGGTCTCCCTCAAGACAGCTATATTCTGAACACAAACGACAATAAGCAGTCAGCACCGAGCAAGCATCCTGTACGATTTCAGCCAGCCTAGCACGATAGAGAGGAATTTCAATGCCACTAAATGGACAAGATGGGCAGGGTTTATCCAGCCAGCGAAATCACAAATCTCAAGCACATATTCCTTAGTTTTGTTTTGGAGATAAATACAGGCATCCAAGGTTTCCAATTCAAGATATTGGTTCTTATTTATATCACATCACTAAAACCACAACTCTGGTACAAATTGCTAAAAAAGTATGCATATTTTTTAACCCAATAAACTCTAGATTTTAGTACATACTTTGATGAACATGGCCAACTAAAAAAGTTGGTTCATATTTATATCACATCACTAAAACTACAACTCTGGTACAGATTGcctaaaaaaatattgcatattttttaaCCCAATAAACTCTAGATTTTAGTACATACTTTGATGAACATGGCAAACTAGGCCAAATATCAACAAATATCACCAAGCTAGCTAAAGCATGCTAAATTCCAGCAGAATGGGTCAAACATGACTGACTATTCAAGATCAATCATGAGTACAGATGTGGTCAACACCTAAATCAATTCCAAAAGCAATCACACTTATTGGTTCATGTAAAACACCATAGATTATTTCATGTGGCAAAATCCTAGCAGCCTCTGTatcaaacatgaaaaaattcaaattcCTTTCAAAGCACAATCTATCTGATTAATTaagagatgaaaaagaaaaagaaaatcattgaATAGGTATTGAAGGCAATGCTActttttttacctctttttacACCAAGTTGATCCAAAAAGGGACCAGATTGCTTGACTAGATATGCCAAGAGTTCAGGGACATCTAATGGTGGAACATCCTGAAGCAAATAACAATAAGGATTTATAAACTCAATCAATTGTTCAATAaccaaaatcacaaataagatGTTTGACAACAGAGAATGAAGGGTAGACAGCATtagaggaaattaaaaaaaagttccaACAAGGGAACTTATTCTTCAGAATCTTCCTATTACATAACACATGAACGAAGTATCATGTGcaataaaatgaatgatgaagtGTTACATACAGTATCCATTAAAAAATGCTAACCTTGGAATCTTCAGGCTCCTTGCAAATTGATTTCtgcaaaaataagagacaataATTAGAAATCTCTTAATGTTAAgattaaaaaatctaaactgTGCCAAactaaattcaaattaaaatatggaGCATGTAAAACTCAAGCAATGTGCAGACTAACAGCAAGCATATAGGGTAAGACTAACATCtagcaaatgaaaaaaaattgaaattatggTTAAGTTTCTTCTTGCAAACTTACAACAAATATAGCCTAATTTTACCTACTTGCATAAAATGCAGGAAAGGGAGTTAGCGTAGAAAGTCATGTTGAACATATCTCTAGATGGTTGCTATCTACTGTACTTTATGAAATGAACTGAGGAGGAAATGACTATGAGAACCATGTAAAACAGCAAAGCAAATACAAGGTctaagattaccaatattgaaaACACATGTGgcatccatgaaagaaaagtACTCGAGACAACAGGACAGAAGGAGAAAGCACAACAAGGGGAGTGAAGCATGACAAAATAGTACTGCTTTATTCAGCATCAAGATCCAACTTACTATAATGGCTTTAAGATAGTCAACAAACTCAGATAACACTTAAGCAAACAGAAACCAATGTATACTAGTATTGCATCCCTGACAATATAAGCACATTCATTAAAAGGGAGACAAGATTACGAATGTATTCCAGTATATGTTCATTTGTTTATCAGTCTTCCTTTCTTTCATTCAAGcaaatcacaaaaaaagaattctctctattttttatttattttcctccGATTTCCCTTAATCCAATATCATAAATAGGCCGCAAGAATCAACAGCAAGATTCAATATTTATGCATGTCCAATGAATAAAAACTTAtaagccaatggtggttcaaattcaatgaggaaaaaaaaaaagagagaatgaagatAAAATTCATCACCAGGCTTAATTTCACTTTCTCGACGAATTCGCTACTTTTACGTTCGATATCCAAGAAAATATCCTTCGAATGGCTCTTCCGCTCGAATTCTTTCAGACCCGTCTTCAAGATTCGGATAATTTCCCACTCCGTCTCTCCCTCCTTCGAGCGAACCCCCCTTCCCTCACGCTTCAGCCTACCTCGCCCAAAATCCCCAAATCCTTCGTTCTCATCCACGGAAACAATCGCGTCCCTAATCCCAGAAAAATCAAGCTGGAACCGGGACCTAGGATTCCATCTCTCGAGGACCTTCCGGCTGAAATCCGGGGATGAGTAGGCTCGGCGGATCTCGGAGAGCTTGGGCTTTATACGCTTCACGAAATCGAGCTCCGCTATGGGGGCCTCAGCCGCAGAGACAGAGAAAGGAGAAGCAGAATTGAGGAAGTTCTCAAACTCAAGGTCCGCGAGGCTCTTGAAGGTTCTTGCGCGCGTCCGCATAAGCTGCAGGTCGGCGCCGGCGGAGTCACGGACCTCGCGCCAGCCACGGGAGATGAAGGCAAGGGCCTTCTCCGCTGGGTCAAAGGTCGGCGGCCGAGGCTCCATAGCGAGGTTGATCATGAAGACGAAGgagattagggttagggtttcactTCCTTGGAGCTTGGGATCGTGGCGAGGTCTCTCACGGTCTGAAGAACGGCGAAACCGCGGGGAAGGATATAAAGGGTATCCGTGGGGCCCACGACGAGGAGATTTCCTGCTGACGTGGACAACTTGACGAGATTTCGCTGCTTCCGTGGCGAACTTGATGAGTGATTTGATGACGTGGAATATTCGAGTACATTCTTTTTATattccaattattttttttattttaattttattttattttttacaaaaccaTATGTAAAACGCACAGAGTAAAAATCTAGTTATTTAACCCGTGCACCCTCAATTATTTGTAATTCAAGACCCCTTAATTATCTCGCCCTGATTTATTGTAATAAAACTACTTACGTgcatttagatttttttttttaaataaaaagttaatgaaccacattcattaaaagaaaaagaacagaaCAAAATTTAAGACCAACTGAGAACAACCACAAGAAGTGAGGAAAGTAAACACACAAATCTAAGAAATAACAGAAAGAGAAATCCCAGCACCCCCACCCCCAGAGAGACCACTCTCTgggagaaacaaaaaaaattatttaatttttaataatgtgatttttggttttctaattattttggATCTAATcttgaattatataaaaatattaatttttaaaattatttaattggatAATAATGTGATTGCTTatctatataaatttattttaaaattaaattttatttttgagttattAGGTTTCATTATTACAGACATTGAAGATTATGCATTGCTTGAGAGCTCCATTGTTGGGTCTTCATTCAAAGGTTTTACCAAAACGTCAACTAAATCAATCACGGAGATATATGCCTCCAAATAATCCTCAGCCGCATGCTTCTCAACGGTGGTTAGGGACTTAGGAGTTGATTTATTGTCTGGATTATAATCCTTCaatttgaaatgaaatatattttagattaatATTATTGGATAACCGCTAGATAATGGATGTAGGGTTGTCAATTTATCTCAAATCATGGCATAAAATCCAATTGCCGGCCCCAAATGGGACTGGTCAAACCTAAAATTCGGAAAATAGGATCAGGGAAAGAGTAGGAATGTAAGGTcaaggataaggaattctttcCTTGCTC contains these protein-coding regions:
- the LOC120253015 gene encoding aluminum-activated malate transporter 1-like, producing MISMEEAQQSTSCQKIGFSPWWMFTFFITILKKLHAKVARLFTKLKKIAEDDPRRVYHSFKVGLALTLVSIFYYVTPLFNGFGSSCMWAVLTVVVVMEFTVGATLGKGLNRTLATVLAGSLALGAHHLADLCGEKMEPILLGILVFILASAATFSRFIPRVKKRYDYGVTIFILTFSLVAVSSYRVDEVIPLAHQRASTIAVGVATCLCTTFFVFPVWAGEDLHKLTATNLEKLACFLQGLGDDYFQDKAKKENKVGEKKDYFQSYKSVLNSKPTEESLANFAKWEPGHNGFGFRHPWNQYLKIGASTRRCAYSTEALSAFLTACDSKPKPDPNDEVRTKIRSACAEMSSESAKALSDLASSIRTMSAPTLARQHMAAASAAAEKLKAVLLNDSGSVAEIVHVATIGAILVEIVNCEHEIVGTVEELARLAGFRRAEAVNEAPVKPGNEEQCPSVVITIV
- the LOC120252956 gene encoding digalactosyldiacylglycerol synthase 1, chloroplastic-like codes for the protein MINLAMEPRPPTFDPAEKALAFISRGWREVRDSAGADLQLMRTRARTFKSLADLEFENFLNSASPFSVSAAEAPIAELDFVKRIKPKLSEIRRAYSSPDFSRKVLERWNPRSRFQLDFSGIRDAIVSVDENEGFGDFGRGRLKREGRGVRSKEGETEWEIIRILKTGLKEFERKSHSKDIFLDIERKSSEFVEKVKLSLKSICKEPEDSKDVPPLDVPELLAYLVKQSGPFLDQLGVKRDICDKIVEALCCGRKDPLMSHSLSAQDTPLLQNENVHDELDLRIASVLQSTGHHYEGGFWTNLTKPEIDEEKRHIAIVTTASLPWMTGTAVNPLFRAAYLSKSAKQKVTLLVPWLCKPDQELVYPNSLTFSSPDEQETYIRNWVEERVGFKADFNISFYPGKFSKERRSIIPAGDTSQFISAKEADIAILEEPEHLNWYHHGTRWTDKFNHVVGVVHTNYLEYIKREKYGAFQAFLVKHINNWVTRAYCHKVLRLSAATQDLPKSVICNVHGVNPKFLKIGEKIAAERNGGQQSFSKGAYFLGKMVWAKGYRELIDLLAKHKQDLEGFKLDVYGNGEDSHEVQSAAKKLELNLNFLRGRDHADDSLHGYKVFINPSLSDVLCTATAEALAMGKFVICADHPSNEFFRAFPNCLTYKTSEDFVARVKEALENEPHPLTPEQRYNLSWEAATQRFLQTSDLDKVLLSNNDTTANPGHSKRIRKSISMPSLSEAVDGGLALAHYCLTGNEILRLSTGAIPGTRDYNKQHCIDLHLLPPQVQNPVYGW